Proteins from one Penicillium digitatum chromosome 2, complete sequence genomic window:
- a CDS encoding mitochondrial 37S ribosomal protein mS45: protein MPPRIQSRSVTNTLLPYLTATSSPTSSLSSLPSLSSTSSQCISRQFSATAAPQGQTKLRRQMFEWLNSEGAVFKHHIPGETNYVTRLKQRGNEGAENPRPFPNNQNFFSEPILSEELRNEVYNRVVEQNKSPRVVSVELGIDMKRIAAVVRLVELERRQRAQGKPLALPYARAIHEMVPTTPLAEKGERQTYHEPINDLPAHPLTGSQIFYPVPESRSFNRVEAGRVFSGAPAMEHSEAAEISHPSDLVEKIIENPNSIGWVGKGANARQILQPADVRIPHPHLVALERDRLANPNERRAVSDLQSKRLQRQDAIEKERRERIQARREKKLTVVSPEDSRFDYRIKDTIYTLETTGADGRGYKAVGRRYGVPHRDRTRGEVKIPTRVEA from the exons ATGCCACCCCGGATACAAAGCCGGAGTGTGACCAACACCCTGCTTCCCTACCTCACAGCTACCTCCTCTCCCACATCATCActttcctctcttccttccCTATCCTCTACATCATCACAATGCATTTCCCGTCAGTTCTCTGCCACGGCAGCACCACAGGGACAGACCAAGCTCCGTCGGCAGATGTTCGAATGGCTTAACAGCGAAGGTGCCGTGTTTAAGCACCATATTCCTGGAGAAACCAACTATGTTACTCGCTTAAAGCAGCGAGGTAACGAGGGTGCGGAGAACCCTCGTCCATTCCCCAACAATCAAAATTTCTTCAGCGAGCCTATTTTGAGTGAGGAGCTACGGAACGAGGTCTATAATCGCGTCGTTGAACAGAACAAGAGTCCCCGCGTCGTCAGCGTGGAGCTTGGAATTGATATGAAGCGTATTGCCGCTGTCGTGCGACTGGTAGAATTGGAAAGAAGACAGCGCGCACAG GGCAAACCTCTAGCACTGCCATATGCCCGGGCCATCCATGAGATGGTACCCACCACACCCCTCGCCGAGAAAGGCGAGCGTCAGACATACCATGAACCTATCAACGACCTCCCCGCCCACCCCCTGACAGGCTCCCAAATCTTCTACCCAGTTCCCGAATCCCGCTCCTTCAATCGTGTTGAGGCGGGTCGCGTGTTCTCTGGTGCCCCAGCAATGGAGCACTCTGAAGCCGCGGAAATCTCTCACCCTTCCGACCTCGTCGAAAAAATCATCGAGAACCCCAACTCTATCGGCTGGGTCGGCAAGGGCGCCAATGCCCGCCAGATTCTTCAGCCTGCTGACGTGCGCATTCCCCATCCTCATCTGGTTGCTTTGGAACGCGATCGCCTGGCGAACCCCAACGAGCGTCGGGCTGTTTCGGATCTCCAGTCTAAGAGACTCCAGCGCCAGGATGCGATTGAGAAAGAGCGTCGTGAGCGTATCCAGGCTCGCCGTGAGAAGAAGCTGACGGTTGTTTCCCCCGAGGACTCGCGCTTCGACTATCGTATTAAGGATACTATATACACTCTGGAAACTACTGGCGCTGATGGCCGTGGTTACAAGGCTGTTGGTCGTCGCTACGGTGTCCCCCAC
- a CDS encoding mitochondrial 37S ribosomal protein bS16m: MVLRIRLARFGNKHNPFYNIVVAQARSARGAKPLEVIGTYNPIPKRPTNLYDENTEARPYKEIALDRSRAKYWLGVGAQPSDPVWKLMGMAGLVAPKPTTFDKA, encoded by the exons ATGGTTCTCCGGATTCGACTCGCCCGCTTTGGCAACAAGCACAACCCTTTCTATAACATCGTCGTTGCGCAAGCCCG CTCCGCCCGCGGCGCTAAGCCCCTCGAGGTTATCGGCACCTACAACCCCATCCCGAAACGTCCCACGAATTTGTACGACGAGAACACCGAAGCCCGCCCATATAAGGAGATTGCCCTTGACCGGTCACGTGCAAAGTACTGGCTCGGTGTTGGTGCGCAGCCTAGTGATCCTGTCTGGAAACTGATGGGCATG GCTGGCCTTGTTGCGCCCAAACCTACTACTTTTGACAAAGCTTGA
- a CDS encoding Nucleotide-binding, alpha-beta plait — translation MSGSSSQSTRTSPGSFGTTQLTESVSSGSPPQQSLPSLQAPLTAQYAMSTDVYSPNASQAPSSMNPSFTYPFSPIGTTASFDNNMRLGDNDRNLQGLNGLNRGNGGAILMRKLPRNTSREALRSMLLFAKDFVDADFVTLDLPEDDGFLTAIARFMTLPAAEEARSLLDGKPNSKNDANMVVEMYPGPMGANLSNTRRNTIDHTASRALMGASNGPLARQSSRFNGTFQSLERLSNTNPNQPIGEGLPSTSESGSRMHSLFSPQSPIGNGIDNLPRITGKSMIDEDPDEETGELLKDPVGYAENGHSTNISAGRRATNPQIPINRFANMSLSTNMSSPPMQNYPGGGAQRMGGGTPASVYPNQGHSFPYNAQHTPRHSLPAANPNDLNPPCNTLYVGNLPPDTSEEELKALFSKQRGYKRLCFRNKQNGPMCFVEFDEVAMASKALNELYGYKLSNSVKTGIRLSFSKNPLGVRSGQPGSMNSSNAASGQGPVPGGSSLSGIHNNMFSAVNGPPPGLAAPPGLGMPMPAPPMRNGSSMHTPINPHAGMMSNASYNPNPGLGIRNGVNSMMSPPPPSNANGNNTAVPNPNGYNTFYPDYMMGR, via the coding sequence ATGAGCGGCAGCTCTAGCCAGTCAACTCGCACGAGTCCCGGCTCTTTTGGAACTACACAGCTCACAGAGTCCGTGTCATCTGGTTCGCCCCCACAGCAGTCACTCCCTTCTTTGCAGGCGCCTTTGACGGCTCAGTATGCGATGTCGACCGACGTGTATAGTCCTAATGCGTCGCAAGCGCCTTCATCTATGAACCCATCTTTCACATACCCTTTTTCCCCTATCGGTACAACAGCTTCATTCGATAACAACATGCGCTTGGGCGATAACGATCGCAATCTCCAAGGCCTGAATGGCCTGAATCGTGGAAACGGAGGCGCGATTCTCATGCGCAAACTGCCACGAAACACCAGTCGTGAAGCTCTGCGCAGCATGCTTCTTTTCGCCAAGGACTTTGTTGATGCAGACTTTGTGACCTTGGATTTGCCGGAGGATGACGGGTTCTTGACCGCGATCGCGCGATTCATGACTTTGCCAGCTGCAGAGGAGGCCAGATCCCTCCTTGATGGTAAGCCGAACTCCAAAAACGATGCCAACATGGTCGTCGAGATGTACCCCGGTCCGATGGGAGCGAATCTATCGAACACGCGCCGTAACACCATCGATCACACCGCGAGTCGTGCGTTAATGGGTGCCTCAAACGGTCCCCTTGCGCGTCAATCGTCGCGCTTCAACGGCACTTTCCAAAGCCTAGAGAGGCTCTCCAACACCAaccccaaccagcctatCGGCGAAGGGCTCCCTTCGACTTCTGAATCAGGCTCACGTATGCACAGCCTTTTCTCTCCGCAATCTCCGATTGGAAATGGCATTGATAACCTCCCACGTATAACCGGGAAGTCTATGATTGATGAAGACCCAGACGAGGAGACGGGCGAGTTGCTCAAGGATCCGGTGGGCTATGCAGAGAACGGCCATTCTACCAACATCTCCGCAGGACGCCGGGCCACCAACCCTCAAATCCCGATTAACCGCTTTGCCAATATGTCCCTTTCGACCAACATGTCCTCGCCACCTATGCAGAACTACCCCGGGGGTGGCGCGCAACGCATGGGCGGTGGAACACCCGCGTCTGTATACCCGAACCAAGGTCATAGCTTCCCATACAACGCGCAGCACACACCACGCCACAGCCTTCCCGCTGCGAATCCGAATGACCTGAATCCTCCTTGCAACACTCTGTACGTGGGCAATTTGCCACCCGACACTTCCGAAGAAGAACTCAAAGCCCTTTTTTCCAAACAACGCGGGTATAAGCGACTTTGTTTCCGGAACAAGCAGAACGGACCCATGTGCTTTGTGGAATTCGACGAGGTCGCCATGGCCAGCAAGGCCCTCAATGAGCTGTACGGCTACAAGCTGTCGAACAGTGTCAAGACTGGCATCCGTCTCAGTTTCTCAAAGAATCCTTTGGGTGTGCGCTCTGGTCAACCCGGCAGCATGAACTCGTCCAACGCGGCCTCTGGACAAGGCCCAGTCCCTGGAGGCAGCAGCCTGAGTGGAATCCACAACAACATGTTCTCCGCTGTCAATGGTCCCCCCCCTGGACTGGCAGCACCTCCTGGTCTTGGCATGCCCATGCCTGCACCGCCAATGCGTAATGGCAGCTCTATGCACACCCCAATCAATCCGCATGCTGGAATGATGAGTAATGCCTCATACAACCCCAACCCGGGCCTGGGAATCAGAAACGGAGTCAATTCAATGATGTCACCGCCGCCCCCTTCTAACGCCAACGGCAACAACACTGCAGTACCAAATCCGAACGGCTATAATACCTTTTACCCTGACTACATGATGGGTCGTTAA
- a CDS encoding WD40/YVTN repeat-like-containing domain: MADIPKVVPLTCHGHSRPVTHLSFSSTLEDEQYYFISSCKDNNPMLRDGITGDWIGTFLGHKGAVWQARLSADAAISATAAADFSAKVWDTYTGECLHTLQHAHIVRAVAFPIQANPQVLATGGAEKKLRIFDLTRGGSSNTGSTPPLPSLTTPATENGVASYEIGAGVHGGTIKSIVWNQDYNVVTTAAEDRKIRWWDLRSRHPVVEYAVDGTIGSCELNSLATRPNDGGILTVAAGKSVYLFDGVQPGRLLKKVDYDYDVASAAVNSESGRLVTGSANDTWARVYDLNTDEELEVQKGHHGPIWSVSFSPDGKLYGTGSEDGTIKLWKACRDPYGLWR, translated from the exons ATGGCCG ATATCCCCAAGGTAGTCCCTCTGACTTGCCACGGACATTCCCGTCCGGTGACGCATCTGAGCTTCTCGTCCACCCTTGAAGACGAGCAATATTACTTCATCTCTTCATGCAAAG ATAATAACCCCATGCTCCGCGATGGCATAACCGGAGACTG GATTGGAACCTTCCTCGGCCACAAAGGTGCCGTATGGCAAGCCAGGCTCTCCGCCGATGCCGCCATctcagcaacagcagcagcagattTCTCAGC CAAGGTCTGGGACACCTACACAGGCGAATGTCTGCACACACTGCAGCACGCACACATCGTGCGGGCAGTAGCATTCCCAATCCAAGCGAACCCGCAAGTGCTCGCCACAGGCGGCGCAGAGAAGAAGCTACGAATCTTCGATCTAACGCGGGGCGGCAGTTCCAACACGGGCTCAACACCCCCTCTCCCATCTTTGACCACTCCGGCCACTGAGAATGGGGTGGCAAGCTACGAGATCGGCGCGGGCGTTCACGGCGGCACTATCAAGTCCATTGTCTGGAATCAGGACTACAATGTCGTCACGACGGCGGCGGAGGACCGCAAGATCCGCTGGTGGGATCTGCGATCGCGCCACCCGGTTGTTGAGTATGCTGTTGATGGCACGATTGGCTCTTGCGAGCTGAATAGTCTGGCCACGAGGCCTAATGATGGAGGGATTTTGACCGTCGCTGCGGGGAAGAGTGTTTATCTCTTTGATGGCGTGCAACCTGGTCGCTTGCTGAAGAAGGTGGATTATGACTATGATGTTGCCAGTGCTGCGGTTAATAGCGAGTCTGGCCGTCTGGTTACGGGCAGTGCGAATGATACCTGGGCAAGAGTTTATGATTTGAACACGGACGAGGAGCTGG AGGTTCAAAAAGGTCACCATGGCCCTATTTGGTCTGTCAGTTTCTCCCCCGATGGCAAGCTTTACGGAACTGGCAGTGAGGACGGTACTATCAAGTTGTGGAAGGCATGCCGCGACCCCTATGGGCTGTGGAGGTGA
- a CDS encoding AI-BP family protein → MSLKAISAKDAASLDKDLMETGGWSLDQLMELAGLSVSQAVWKIHPPSAGKNILVVCGPGNNGGDGLVAARHLVHFGYTPSIYYPKQGKNELYQRLKTQLQNLSVPFIDDFQPALKTTDFLVDAIFGFSFGGPLRDPFGDIVSQIEAANVQVLSVDAPSSWDIQSGPPKEGPGAKFMPHALVSLSAPKPCVAFYRGRHFIGGRFLTKDLTEKYGLDLPKYQGVDQVLEIGVDAEGRL, encoded by the exons ATGTCGTTGAAG GCAATCTCAGCCAAAGATGCCGCGTCACTTGACAAAGACCTCATGGAGACTGGTGGCTGGTCTCTAGACCAGTTAATGGAGCTAGCGGGCCTCTCTGTCTCTCAAGCCG TCTGGAAGATCCATCCCCCTAGTGCAGGCAAGAATATTCTAGTTGTCTGTGGACCAGGCAATAATG GGGGAGATGGCCTTGTAGCTGCTCGGCACCTAGTCCACTTTGGCTATACACCATCGATTTACTACCCAAAACAAGGCAAAAACGAGCTCTACCAA CGCCTCAAAACCCAACTCCAAAACCTCTCAGTCCCCTTCATAGACGATTTCCAACCAGCCCTAAAGACGACAGACTTCCTTGTTGATGCAATCTTCGGCTTCTCCTTCGGTGGGCCACTGCGTGATCCCTTCGGTGACATCGTCTCGCAAATCGAAGCTGCCAACGTTCAGGTGTTGAGTGTTGATGCGCCCAGCTCGTGGGATATCCAGAGCGGACCACCAAAAGAAGGACCCGGTGCGAAGTTCATGCCGCATGCGCTGGTCAGTCTATCTGCGCCTAAGCCATGTGTGGCGTTTTATCGGGGCAGGCATTTTATTGGCGGTAGGTTCTTAACGAAGGACCTAACTGAAAAGTATGGGCTTGATTTGCCCAAGTATCAGGGTGTTGATCAGGTTTTGGAGATTGGGGTTGATGCGGAGGGGAGATTGTAA
- a CDS encoding Polyubiquitin binding protein (Doa1/Ufd3), putative, with protein MPDFKLSATLEGHGDDVRAVVFPNPNIVLSASRDATVRLWKLISTPPPAYDYTIAAHGSAFINSLAYVPPTSNFPEGLVLSAGQDAIIEARQPGKSAEDNADAMLLGHGHNVCALDVSPDGKWVVSGSWDSTARLWKIGKWECDVVLEGHEASVWAVLAYDENTIITGCADKMIRIFNTSGTLLGSVQNSNDVVRALCKLPASSCTGAQFASASNDGIIRLYTLQGQLVASLHGHESFIYSLAALPSGELVSSSEDRTVKVWNGTQCVQTITHPAISVWSVAACSETGDIVTGASDRIARVFSRSPNRHAAPEVLQQFEQAVKESAIPEQQVGKINKEELPGPEFLKQKSGTKEGQVQMIREPNGTVSAHTWSSATKEWVAIGMVVDSAGSSGRKTEYHGQDYDYVFDVDIEDGKPPLKLPYNASQNPYEAATKFIGDNELPMTYLDQVANFITQNTQGATIGQAQEPAGTDPWGSDRRYRPGDAAATEDLQPLAPSPRPKVLPQKIYLSIRSANLKVITKKLQELNAQLVSDGSKDVALSPSEVETVVALCGQLESSQLLQASPEVESGVPLILKIVTTWPAANRLPGLDILRLLAAAAPFTASAEYKDENVVSGVISSGVFEHPLNVNNAMLAMRTFANLFETTAGRDLAISSFDEILAGVKSALASSGESPNRNLTIAITTLYINFAVYLTSEGRNQSPESAERGLVLLEELTRIIAAEKDSEAVYRALVALGTLVIALGEEVKSAAKEVYEINGVLARASASGSGKEPRIKGIISEIQEAL; from the exons ATGCCTGACTTCAAGCTCTCCGCAACTTTGGAGGGCCACGGCGATGAT GTTCGCGCTGTGGTCTTTCCAAATCCTAATATCGTTCTTTCTGCCTCTCGCGATGCAACAGTTAGGCTGTGGAAGCTCATCTCTACTCCACCTCCCGCATATGACTATACCATCGCTGCACATGGCAGTGCCTTCATCAACAGCCTAGCCTACGTTCCTCCCACATCCAATTTTCCAGAGGGACTTGTTCTTTCAGCTGGACAAGACGCAATAATCGAAGCCAGACAGCCTGGTAAGAGTGCAGAGGATAATGCGGACGCTATGCTTTTGGGTCACGGTCACAATGTCTGTGCTCTCGATGTGTCTCCAGATGGGAAATGGGTCGTCAGTGGCAGCTGGGATTCTACCGCCCGGCTATGGAAGATTGGGAAATGGGAGTGTGATGTCGTACTGGAGGGACACGAGGCAAGCGTTTGGGCCGTGCTAGCTTATGACGAGAACACAATCATCACGG GCTGTGCTGACAAAATGATTCGGATATTCAACACCTCGGGAACTTTACTCGGAAGCGTACAAAACTCAAACGACGTCGTTCGCGCCTTGTGCAAGCTTCCTGCCTCAAGCTGTACAGGAGCCCAATTTGCCTCGGCTAGCAATGACGGAATTATTCGTCTTTACACACTGCAAGGTCAACTTGTCGCCTCCCTGCATGGCCATGAAAGCTTCATATACTCCCTTGCTGCGCTCCCATCTGGCGAGCTGGTGAGCTCCAGTGAAGATCGTACCGTGAAGGTCTGGAATGGGACTCAATGTGTGCAGACAATTACCCATCCCGCAATCTCAGTGTGGAGTGTCGCAGCTTGCAGTGAGACCGGTGATATTGTTACCGGTGCTAGTGACCGCATTGCTCGTGTTTTCAGCAGGAGCCCAAACCGTCATGCAGCCCCGGAGGTTTTGCAACAATTTGAACAGGCTGTCAAGGAGTCAGCTATCCCAGAGCAACAAGTTGGGAAGATTAATAAAGAAGAGCTACCTGGCCCGGAATTTCTCAAACAAAAGTCTGGAACTAAGGAAGGTCAGGTCCAGATGATTCGAGAGCCTAATGGTACCGTCAGTGCCCACACATGGTCGTCAGCGACAAAGGAATGGGTTGCCATCGGTATGGTGGTGGACTCGGCTGGAAGCAGTGGTCGGAAGACCGAATACCATGGTCAGGATTATGACTACGTCTTCGATGTTGACATAGAGGATGGCAAGCCTCCGCTAAAACTACCATACAATGCCTCGCAGAATCCATATGAGGCTGCCACCAAGTTTATTGGAGACAACGAACTCCCTATGACATATCTGGACCAAGTTGCCAATTTTATCACTCAGAACACTCAAGGTGCCACCATTGGGCAGGCCCAGGAACCCGCAGGCACTGATCCTTGGGGCTCAGACCGACGTTACCGTCCTGGAGACGCTGCGGCGACTGAAGATTTGCAACCACTTGCCCCCTCACCGCGCCCTAAAGTGCTCCCTCAGAAGATCTATCTCTCCATTCGCTCAGCAAATCTCAAAGTTATTACGAAGAAGCTTCAAGAATTAAACGCGCAACTCGTGTCCGATGGATCAAAGGATGTGGCTTTAAGCCCCTCGGAGGTAGAAACTGTGGTCGCCTTGTGCGGTCAGCTGGAATCTTCCCAACTGCTTCAAGCATCACCCGAAGTTGAGTCTGGAGTGCCATTGATTCTGAAAATTGTCACAACTTGGCCTGCAGCCAACCGACTCCCTGGCCTAGATATTCTCCGTCTACTAGCGGCTGCTGCGCCATTTACAGCATCTGCCGAGTACAAAGACGAAAATGTCGTGTCGGGTGTGATATCCAGCGGTGTTTTTGAACATCCCCTTAATGTCAACAATGCAATGCTCGCAATGCGAACATTTGCCAACCTATTCGAGACGACTGCCGGCCGAGACCTAGCCATTAGCTCATTCGATGAGATCCTGGCAGGAGTGAAGTCTGCCTTGGCCAGCAGCGGAGAGTCACCAAACCGCAACCTTACAATCGCCATCACGACACTTTACATAAATTTTGCAGTTTATCTTACCTCCGAGGGTAGGAACCAATCTCCAGAATCTGCCGAACGGGGTCTGGTCCTCCTAGAGGAACTCACTCGGATTATTGCTGCAGAGAAGGACTCGGAGGCTGTTTACCGAGCATTAGTCGCGCTTGGCACACTGGTGATAGCGCTCGGGGAGGAGGTCAAGAGTGCTGCCAAGGAGGTCTATGAGATTAATGGTGTTCTCGCAAGAGCCTCAGCCTCTGGTTCTGGAAAGGAGCCGCGCATCAAGGGCATCATTAGCGAGATTCAGGAGGCTCTCTGA
- a CDS encoding RNA binding protein, putative: MDRSLDEIIAEDTQNTGRPSGGSGGPRRHNNPGRRHERDGVRKPYTSDRVDLNLDWVHDKFDDDRSRPSRGGRRGRDGPDIDRSSTLTKVRVENLHYDITETDLEDLFGRIGPVSELTVSYDRAGRSEGVAYITYARLKDAHTSIQEYDGANAKGQPIRLSLIPGRRERNPLDSAQRPRHSLLDRVERPRDDRSMSPENNADGRRRRGGGRAHRSDVTKPAPDNIDRYVPGQRSHQRSPNRRGGGRRGGRDNRSQQTDGSNRRSNARPRKTQEELDQEMEDYWGGANNAGGEATAPAQDAAPQQTAPAPSAPAADDDIDMIE; this comes from the exons ATGGACCGCAGCTTGGACGAGATTATCGCTGAAGACACG CAGAACACTGGTCGCCCCTCAGGTGGCAGTGGTGGTCCTCGTCGTCACAACAACCCCGGTCGTCGCCACGAGCGCGATGGCGTCAGAAAG CCATACACTTCAGACCGTGTCGATCTCAACCT CGACTGGGTGCACGACAAATTTGACGACGACCGAT CCCGCCCGTCCCGTGGAGGCCGCAGAGGCCGCGACGGACCTGATATCGATCG CTCTAGCACACTGACCAAGGTTCGCGTGGAAAACCTCCACTATGACATTACCGAAACCGACCTCGAA GATCTCTTCGGCCGGATTGGACCTGTTTCTGAGCTTACCGTCTCTTATGACCGCGCTGGACGCTCCGAGGGAGTTGCTTACATCACATACGCCCGCCTGAAGGACGCACACACTTCAATTCAGGAGTATGACGGAGCCAACGCCAAGGGCCAGCCCATCCGTCTTTCTCTCATCCCGGGCCGCCGTGAACGTAACCCCCTAGACTCCGCACAGCGTCCTAGACACAGTCTTCTGGACCGCGTCGAGCGTCCCCGCGACGACCGCAGCATGAGCCCCGAGAACAATGCTGATGGCCGACGCCGCCGTGGTGGCGGCCGTGCTCATCGCAGCGACGTCACTAAGCCCGCCCCAGACAACATCGACCGTTATGTCCCCGGGCAACGCTCCCATCAGCGCTCCCCTAACCGCCGCGGCGGAGGCAGACGTGGTGGACGTGACAACCGCTCCCAACAGACTGATGGATCCAACCGCCGATCCAATGCCCGTCCGCGCAAGACTCAGGAGGAGTTGGACCAAGAGATGGAAGATTACTGGGGTGGTGCGAACAACGCCGGCGGTGAAGCGACTGCACCCGCTCAGGACGCAGCCCCCCAGCAGACTGCTCCGGCCCCCAGCGCACCCGCTGCCGACGACGATATCGATATGATTGAGTAA
- a CDS encoding Alpha-actinin, with protein MLTVEKQWINVQQKTFTKWLNDKLKARRLSIEDLVTDLSDGVILIHLLEILGGESLGRYASRPKLRVQRFENVNKSLDFIKGRRIQMTNIGAEDIVDGNQKIILGLIWTLILRFTISDINEEGMTAKEGLLLWCQRKTACYDDIEVRDFSSSWNNGLAFCALLDIHRPDLIDYDSLDKNDHRGNMKLAFEIASNEIGIPDLLDVDDVCDVTRPDERSLMTYIAYWFHAFSQLERVENAGRRVEKFVNNMHGAWDMQNSYERRVKELLRLIRGQREHWKNASFEGTYKDAKEQSYQFSLYKRTEKRQWVAEKSDLAALLGNIKTKLGTYRLRPYDPPQELSPENCDKEWEILTREEHQRSQLINETIRDIKNKLRRSFADKANDFALTLKTLSLAISGLDGDVEDQLEHVQKLNSNLPPLNAFLDTIAELDQQCAEANIEENDFTTYTLDELAYELSLVKSSISKKLAFLDNQMVARNMTNLTPIQLEEFESVFRHFDRDSSNTLLELEFSAALASLGLVYDEDEMHQVYVEVCGAQRLSQNAGVSFEQFIRFMVSVTEDQNTAEQVFQSFREVADGKPYVTELDLRHSLIPDEVIEHLVKTMPPHDGPDLLEDRELAKYDYISFMEKMREVHKNNESEQ; from the exons ATGTTGACGGTTGAGAAGCAGTGGATTAATGTGCAGCAAAAGACCTTCACCAAATG GTTGAATGACAAGCTGAAGGCACGGCGCCTGTCCATCGAGGACTTGGTCACTGACCTCTCCGACGGC GTTATTCTGATTCATCTCCTCGAAATTCTTGGAGGCGAGTCTCTCGGTCGATACGCCTCGAGACCCAAATTGCGAGTACAGCGCTTTGAAAATGTGAACAAAAGTCTTGATTTCATCaaggggaggaggattcagaTGACGAATATTGGCGCCGAGGACATTGTCGATGGCAATCAAAAGATCATCCTTGGTTTAATCTGGACTCTGATTCTGCGGTTTACTATCAGTGATATCAACGAAGAGGGCATGACTGCGAAGGAAGGATTGCTACTCTGGTGTCAACGAAAGACAGCATGCTACGATGATATAGAGGTCCGAGATTTCTCATCCAGTTGGAACAATGGCCTGGCCTTCTGCGCGCTCCTCGATATCCACCGGCCAGACTTGATCGACTACGATTCGTTAGATAAGAATGATCACCGTGGAAATATGAAGCTGGCATTCGAGATCGCATCCAACGAAATCGGAATCCCGGACCTGCTTGACGTGGACGATGTATGCGACGTAACCAGACCCGACGAGCGATCACTCATGACCTACATAGCCTACTGGTTCCACGCTTTCTCGCAATTGGAGAGAGTCGAGAATGCTGGGCGTCGAGTGGAGAAGTTTGTCAACAACATGCACGGCGCTTGGGACATGCAGAACTCTTATGAGCGCCGAGTAAAGGAATTGTTGCGACTGATCCGTGGCCAGCGCGAGCACTGGAAGAACGCCTCATTCGAGGGAACATACAAAGACGCCAAAGAACAATCTTATCAGTTCTCGCTGTACAAACGAACCGAAAAACGCCAATGGGTGGCCGAGAAATCCGACCTAGCTGCTTTGCTGGGCAATATCAAAACCAAGTTGGGCACATATCGACTGCGTCCGTATGACCCACCGCAAGAACTGAGTCCAGAAAACTGCGACAAAGAGTGGGAGATCCTTACCCGGGAGGAGCATCAACGCAGTCAGCTCATAAACGAGACAATCCGTGACATCAAGAACAAGCTACGCCGCTCCTTTGCTGACAAGGCAAACGACTTTGCACTGACCCTGAAGACTCTGTCGTTGGCGATCTCCGGGCTGGATGGTGACGTCGAGGACCAGCTTGAACATGTCCAAAAATTGAATAGCAATTTGCCACCCCTCAACGCCTTTCTCGACACGATCGCGGAATTAGACCAACAATGTGCGGAGGCCAATATTGAAGAAAACGACTTCACCACATACACCCTGGACGAGCTTGCATATGAGCTGAGCCTGGTCAAATCCAGCATTTCTAAGAAGCTGGCATTCCTTGACAACCAAATGGTTGCTCGCAACATGACCAATCTGACCCCTATCCAATTGGAAGAGTTTGAATCGGTATTCCGCCATTTCGATCGTGACTCTTCCAACACGCTTCTTGAGCTCGAGTTCTCCGCAGCACTGGCAAGTCTGGGACTGGTCTACGACGAGGACGAGATGCACCAGGTCTACGTGGAGGTTTGTGGAGCCCAACGACTGTCACAGAACGCCGGAGTAAGCTTCGAGCAGTTTATTCGGTTTATGGTCAGCGTGACAGAGGATCAAAATACTGCTGAACAGGTCTTCCAAAGTTTCAGGGAAGTTGCTGATGGCAAG CCCTACGTCACAGAATTGGATCTTCGACATTCGCTCATTCCAGACGAAGTTATTGAGCATTTGGTCAAGACCATGCCCCCACATGATGGCCCCGATCTACTCGAAGACCGGGAGTTGGCCAAATACGACTACATTAGCTTTATGGAGAAAATGCGAGAAGTACACAAAAATAATGAGAGTGAGCAATAA